A window of Malania oleifera isolate guangnan ecotype guangnan chromosome 5, ASM2987363v1, whole genome shotgun sequence contains these coding sequences:
- the LOC131156517 gene encoding uncharacterized protein LOC131156517: MDAAAAAARTSNYECLLFDMDDTLYPMSSGLNLACRKNIQEFMLHQLHMEESAVPSLCLDLYREHGTTMAGLKALGYEFDDDEFHAYVHGKLPYEQALKPDPFLRTLLLSMPHRKIILTNADKAHAAEVVKRLGLEDCFEAVICFETLNPPLIQDVLECNNNKDKDDNDDHYIYDDEDKNNDFTNPNKAHIVCKPSLEAFEAAIRIANIDPNKTIFFDDSARNIASAKAAGLHTVIVGSPVVVPGADHALSSIHNIKETMPQLWEGELGKQQEQLIQSTSLDQTIVLASQSHINGGISVPCLK, translated from the exons ATGGATGCTGCTGCCGCCGCTGCCAGGACGTCCAATTATGAGTGCTTGCTTTTTg ATATGGATGACACCCTCTATCCTATGAGCTCAGGTCTCAACTTGGCTTGTCGCAAGAACATACAAG AATTCATGTTGCACCAGTTGCATATGGAAGAAAGTGCAGTCCCAAGCCTATGCTTGGATCTTTACAGGGAGCACGGCACTACAATGGCCGGTCTAAAG GCGCTTGGGTATGAATTCGACGACGATGAGTTCCACGCTTATGTTCATGGGAAATTACCGTATGAGCAGGCATTGAAGCCCGACCCCTTCTTGAGAACTCTTCTTCTTTCCATGCCCCACCGTAAAATC ATATTAACGAATGCCGACAAAGCACACGCTGCGGAAGTTGTGAAGAGGTTGGGGTTGGAGGATTGTTTTGAAGCAGTCATATGCTTTGAAACTCTTAATCCTCCTCTCATCCAGGATGTTTTagaatgtaataataataaagataaggATGACAATGATGACCACTACATCTATGATGATGAAGATAAGAATAATGATTTTACTAACCCCAATAAGGCGCATATTGTGTGCAAACCTTCTTTGGAAGCCTTTGAAGCTGCTATTCGGATTGCAAACATCGACCCCAACAAAACA ATTTTCTTTGACGACAGTGCTCGGAACATCGCCAGTGCCAAAGCTGCTGGACTGCATACAGTTATT GTGGGGAGCCCGGTGGTGGTGCCTGGTGCCGACCACGCCTTGAGTAGCATCCACAACATCAAAGAAACAATGCCTCAATTGTGGGAGGGTGAGCTGGGAAAGCAGCAGGAGCAACTTATCCAATCCACTTCACTTGATCAAACTATAGTCCTCGCCTCTCAGTCTCATATTAACGGAGGGATTTCTGTACCGTGTTTAAAATGA